A single window of Pyrus communis chromosome 10, drPyrComm1.1, whole genome shotgun sequence DNA harbors:
- the LOC137748761 gene encoding uncharacterized protein, whose protein sequence is MTQKGKLFKGQQKRKTIPPNRHGKMTQIRKGKRVIKPSKVTGDMDSDREITKFINHCNEVKAATAANKEGGQLSIVKTPQDSGNNAKQ, encoded by the exons ATGACGCAGAAAGGGAAGCTGTTCAAAGGGCAGCAGAAGAGGAAGACGATTCCTCCCAACCGCCATggaaaaatgactcaaattcgCAAAGGCAAGCGAGTAATTAAGCCTTCGAAGGTCACCGGTGACATGGATTCCGATCGG GAGATAACAAAGTTCATAAACCACTGCAATGAGGTGAAGGCGGCCACCGCTGCAAACAAGGAAGGTGGCCAGTTAAGTATAGTCAAAACACCTCAGGACTCCGGTAATAATGCGAAGCAATAG
- the LOC137747362 gene encoding protein PNS1-like, which translates to MGAAEPVEAREREELEEREEIGRKQEEEEVRDVERGEVGFEEQAVGAQRNIDINHGNNNINQNEREGDVHVSMLQRLNPTNPLRIVINSKTRTATPPPPPSRISNIRGGGGGGGGATATPSPSQFSSRTNSPQHSQPRSTPTPQPSIQENTLNSRKYTNKICLFLFLFHTVAAFGLVGFLVFRGVQGLIESSDNKVKRAEKRVLKFFLPQVEAASFLSITLAFAWQKAVRLWPKFFVHFILWTTFLMSLSAGILLICFQKPPTNGVGVCFIAFAIGNGLYACWITQRIGFCSKILIKSLEPVSKFPDLNQPTYWMLGVGFLWMSLWILAVIGALNFYFPPLIIILLGLSLAWTTEVMRNVANITVSRVISLYYLRGMQSNTQFCFQRALSKNLGSACFGSLFVPAIEALRIVARGLNLLEGEDEFMFSCAHCCLRVMEGIFRYGNGWAFVQIAAYGKGFVRASQDTWELFEQQEMEQIVDSDITSSICFLTGVCSGSICVIVVAAWTARVHQSFTATISLLTFFIGYLMTRIAMALPHACVGSYLVCYAENPDNRLFDNTIKDRLALMNSGRDAAVPTPRVPRRFAAR; encoded by the exons ATGGGTGCCGCAGAGCCT GTGGAggcgagagaaagagaggagcttgaggagagagaggaaatTGGGAGGaagcaggaggaggaggaggtgagaGATGTTGAGAGAGGGGAGGTGGGTTTTGAAGAACAGGCGGTGGGAGCTCAGAGAAATATTGATATTAATCAtggaaataataatattaatcaGAACGAGAGAGAAGGAGATGTTCACGTGTCAATGCTGCAGAGGCTGAATCCAACAAACCCTTTGAGAATTGTAATAAATAGCAAAACCAGAACTGCAactccgccgccgccgccgtctCGGATCTCTAATATCAGAGGCGGTGGCGGCGGTGGTGGCGGTGCCACTGCtactccttctccttctcaGTTCTCCTCTCGCACTAACAGTCCCCAGCATTCTCAGCCTCGTTCTACACCAACCCCACAa CCATCCATCCAAGAAAATACACTGAATTCCAGAAAATACACCAACAAGATATGTTTGTTCCTGTTTCTTTTTCACACGGTTGCCGCCTTTGGGCTAGTCGGTTTTCTTGTATTCCGGGGAGTTCAGGGGCTGATAGAATCATCAGACAACAAGGTTAAAAGAGCCGAGAAACGAGTGTTGAAGTTTTTTCTACCGCAAGTCGAAGCTGCATCTTTTTTAAGCATTACTCTTGCATTTGCATGGCAAAAGGCAGTGAGGCTATGGCCGAagttttttgttcatttcataCTATGGACCACTTTTCTCATGTCTCTATCTGCCGGAATTCTGCTAATTTGCTTCCAAAAGCCTCCCACCAATGGCGTTGGAGTCTGTTTTATTGCCTTTGCAATAGGCAACGGCTTATATGCTTGTTGGATCACACAGCGGATCGGATTTTGTAGCAAGATATTGATCAAATCACTCGAACCAGTATCAAAGTTCCCCGATTTGAACCAACCCACTTATTGGATGCTTGGGGTCGGATTTCTGTGGATGTCCCTGTGGATTCTAGCTGTGATTGGAGCCCTGAATTTCTACTTTCCTCCATTGATCATAATTTTATTGGGCTTGAGCTTAGCTTGGACAACTGAAGTAATGAGGAATGTTGCAAATATAACCGTCAGTAGGGTAATTTCTCTGTATTATCTCAGAGgaatgcaatctaatactcagtTTTGCTTCCAAAGAGCCTTGAGTAAAAATCTTGGAAGCGCTTGTTTTGGATCTCTCTTTGTTCCTGCAATTGAAGCCCTGAGAATTGTTGCTCGGGGTTTAAATTTACTCGAGGGAGAAGATGAGTTCATGTTCTCTTGTGCACATTGCTGTCTCAGAGTCATGGAGGGCATCTTCCGCTATGGCAACGGCTGGGCCTTCGTACAG ATAGCAGCATATGGGAAGGGCTTCGTGAGGGCGTCACAAGACACTTGGGAGCTCTTTGAACAGCAAGAAATGGAACAAATTGTTGATTCCGACATTACCAGCTCAATCTGCTTCCTCACGGGTGTCTGCAGTGGCTCTATCTGTGTCATAGTTGTGGCGGCTTGGACCGCTAGAGTGCACCAAAGTTTCACAGCCACCATTTCCCTCCTTACATTCTTCATTGGATACCTTATG ACGAGGATAGCCATGGCACTACCACATGCTTGTGTTGGTAGTTACTTAGTTTGCTACGCAGAGAATCCAGACAACAGATTGTTCGACAACACAATCAAGGATCGCCTCGCTTTGATGAATTCCGGTCGAGATGCAGCCGTTCCCACACCTCGAGTCCCCCGCCGGTTTGCAGCAAGGTAA